A stretch of the Haloarcula ordinaria genome encodes the following:
- a CDS encoding NAD(P)/FAD-dependent oxidoreductase has translation MTDKVVVLGAGYAGAGAVKSFENELNGDADLTWISDTDFHLVLHESHRCIRDPSVQDKISIPVHDIKEPTTSFIEDEVVAIDTDERRVELAANDAVEYDYLLVCLGSQTAFFGIQGLEEHAHTLKSLDDALGIHEAVQTAAREATQNDPAQVVIGGAGLSGIQTAGEVAEFRDLHDAPIDIHLVEGLDEIFPGNDPELQGSLRKRLVERDVEIMCGEFIGEVDEDTVYIGDDEELDYDVLVWTGGITGRDAVQDVKLDKDDRNHRIHAESDFQTDDERVFAIGDCALIDQPGEQPAPPTAQAAWQAAEVAGENLARAVRGQPLSTWTHKDKGTVISVGEKAVAHDVMGVPISTFGGLPAKILKKGIAARWIADVTSIGRAAKAWPDM, from the coding sequence ATGACTGATAAGGTCGTCGTACTCGGTGCTGGCTACGCCGGTGCAGGCGCCGTCAAGAGTTTTGAAAACGAACTGAACGGTGACGCGGATCTGACCTGGATCTCGGACACTGATTTCCACCTCGTTCTCCACGAATCCCACCGCTGCATCCGTGACCCGTCCGTCCAGGACAAAATCTCGATTCCTGTCCACGACATCAAGGAACCGACCACGTCGTTCATCGAAGACGAGGTCGTCGCTATCGACACCGACGAACGGCGCGTCGAACTCGCTGCGAACGACGCCGTCGAGTACGACTACCTCCTCGTCTGTCTCGGTTCGCAGACCGCCTTCTTCGGCATCCAGGGCCTCGAAGAACACGCCCACACGCTGAAGAGTCTCGACGACGCTCTGGGCATCCACGAGGCCGTCCAGACCGCCGCCCGGGAGGCGACTCAGAACGACCCTGCGCAGGTCGTCATCGGTGGCGCCGGCCTCTCGGGCATCCAGACCGCCGGCGAGGTCGCCGAGTTCCGCGACCTGCACGACGCGCCGATCGACATCCACCTCGTCGAGGGCCTCGACGAGATCTTCCCCGGCAACGACCCCGAACTGCAGGGCTCGCTCCGCAAGCGCCTGGTCGAGCGCGACGTCGAGATCATGTGCGGCGAGTTCATCGGCGAGGTCGACGAGGACACCGTCTACATCGGCGACGACGAGGAACTCGACTACGACGTGCTGGTCTGGACCGGCGGTATCACCGGCCGCGACGCCGTCCAGGACGTCAAGCTCGACAAGGACGACCGCAACCACCGCATCCACGCGGAGAGTGACTTCCAGACCGACGACGAGCGCGTCTTCGCCATCGGCGACTGCGCGCTCATCGACCAGCCCGGCGAGCAGCCCGCTCCGCCGACCGCCCAGGCCGCCTGGCAGGCCGCAGAGGTCGCCGGTGAGAACCTCGCTCGTGCCGTGCGCGGCCAGCCACTCAGTACGTGGACGCACAAGGACAAGGGGACCGTCATCTCCGTCGGCGAGAAAGCCGTCGCCCACGACGTGATGGGCGTCCCGATCTCGACGTTCGGTGGCCTCCCGGCGAAGATTCTCAAGAAGGGTATCGCCGCCCGCTGGATCGCCGACGTCACCAGCATCGGTCGCGCCGCGAAGGCGTGGCCGGATATGTGA
- a CDS encoding cytochrome c oxidase subunit 3 produces MAGSTAGGHAPESEHEGGHEHASRWPLVAAIGAGALYLGVGLAFVGLDLVPSAIPLALGGLGAVGLVAGLAGWANEAFVRDYRAGRGASGSLYDTTMVLFLVSDVATFAAGFVYYAFVRAGQWPPAHLPPLLSSLVLVNTALLLASSVTLHYGHHALERGDRRRFLALLGLTVALGVVFVAGQVLEYVEFVLGEGFTLSSGVFASAFYGLTGLHGLHVSLGVVLLGIAFARALRGHYSAERDTAIRTTALYWHFVDAVWVFLVVVLYVGASV; encoded by the coding sequence ATGGCCGGTTCGACCGCCGGAGGACACGCCCCCGAGAGCGAGCACGAGGGAGGACACGAGCACGCGAGTCGTTGGCCGCTCGTGGCCGCGATAGGTGCCGGCGCGCTGTATCTGGGGGTCGGCCTCGCCTTCGTCGGCCTCGACCTCGTCCCCTCGGCGATACCGCTCGCGCTGGGCGGCCTGGGGGCGGTTGGGCTGGTCGCGGGCCTCGCGGGCTGGGCCAACGAAGCGTTCGTTCGTGACTACCGGGCGGGTCGTGGCGCGTCGGGGTCGCTCTACGACACGACGATGGTGCTGTTCCTGGTCTCCGACGTGGCCACCTTCGCCGCGGGGTTCGTCTACTACGCGTTCGTCCGCGCCGGCCAGTGGCCGCCCGCGCACCTGCCGCCGCTGTTGAGTTCGCTCGTGCTCGTCAACACCGCCCTGCTGCTGGCCAGCAGCGTCACGCTGCACTACGGACACCACGCCCTCGAACGGGGCGACCGACGGCGGTTCCTCGCTCTGCTGGGCCTGACGGTGGCGCTGGGCGTCGTCTTCGTCGCCGGACAGGTGCTCGAGTACGTCGAGTTCGTCCTCGGCGAGGGCTTTACCCTCTCTAGCGGTGTCTTCGCGAGCGCCTTCTACGGGCTGACCGGGCTCCACGGCCTGCACGTCAGCCTCGGGGTCGTCCTGCTGGGCATCGCGTTCGCTCGCGCGCTCCGTGGCCACTACTCCGCAGAGCGCGACACCGCGATCCGGACGACGGCGCTGTACTGGCACTTCGTCGACGCCGTGTGGGTATTCCTGGTCGTCGTCCTCTACGTCGGCGCGAGCGTCTGA
- a CDS encoding glycerophosphodiester phosphodiesterase, translating into MADVPTAIAHRGFAGLYPENTLAAVRGAVESGADMVEVDAVPTADGEVVAFHDERLDDGGESRGVTDREGRVWDRSTDVVTNARVLGTEQRVPTLESVLEVLPADVGLNVELKNPGTTAIRPFEAVDGADRSAARDRWTPFVDRVLSVTDASETPVLFSSFCEGALAAVRGKRPDASLAALVGRRDWEAGATIARRYDVEALHVPLEQVDNPTLASLADDLGAAVNVWTVRDWQEARRALDVGADGLIADYPGLDRYLSD; encoded by the coding sequence ATGGCCGATGTCCCGACGGCGATCGCCCATCGCGGGTTCGCCGGACTGTATCCGGAAAACACCCTCGCTGCGGTTCGAGGAGCCGTCGAGAGCGGTGCCGACATGGTCGAGGTCGACGCGGTCCCGACGGCGGACGGTGAGGTCGTCGCCTTTCACGACGAGCGACTCGACGACGGTGGTGAGAGCAGGGGCGTCACAGACCGCGAGGGCCGCGTCTGGGACCGGTCGACGGACGTCGTGACGAATGCACGGGTCCTCGGCACCGAGCAGCGGGTGCCAACCCTCGAATCGGTGCTGGAGGTCCTCCCGGCGGACGTCGGCCTCAACGTCGAACTGAAGAACCCCGGCACGACCGCTATCAGACCGTTCGAGGCGGTCGACGGTGCGGACCGCAGCGCTGCTCGCGACCGATGGACGCCCTTCGTGGACAGGGTGCTGTCGGTGACCGACGCGTCAGAGACGCCTGTCCTCTTCTCCTCGTTCTGTGAGGGAGCGCTCGCCGCGGTCCGAGGCAAGCGGCCGGACGCGTCGCTCGCTGCGCTGGTCGGCCGGCGCGACTGGGAGGCCGGTGCGACTATCGCGCGCCGCTACGACGTCGAGGCACTCCACGTCCCGCTCGAACAGGTGGACAACCCGACCCTGGCGTCCCTCGCCGACGACCTGGGCGCTGCTGTCAACGTCTGGACCGTCCGGGACTGGCAGGAAGCCCGTCGTGCACTGGACGTCGGCGCCGACGGACTCATTGCTGACTACCCCGGACTCGACCGGTATCTGAGCGATTAG
- a CDS encoding HTH domain-containing protein — translation MSSIELTPSQKNILQELVNLYRESETAVKGEDIAAEVDRNPGTIRNQMQSLKALQLVEGVPGPKGGYKPTATAYDALQIQDMEQAAEVPLRHNGELVEHSNVEEIDLTSVHHPEECRAEIQLQGSISGYHEGDSVTVGPTPLSKLQIIGTLEGKDDTNNKLILTIDDMRAPAGEPEH, via the coding sequence ATGTCATCAATCGAACTGACCCCGAGCCAGAAAAACATACTCCAGGAGCTCGTCAACCTGTACCGGGAGAGCGAGACGGCGGTCAAAGGCGAAGACATCGCCGCCGAAGTCGACCGCAACCCCGGGACGATACGTAACCAGATGCAGAGCCTGAAAGCCCTCCAGCTCGTAGAGGGCGTCCCCGGCCCCAAAGGCGGGTACAAACCGACAGCGACTGCGTACGACGCCCTCCAGATTCAGGACATGGAACAGGCCGCCGAAGTTCCCCTTCGCCACAACGGCGAACTGGTCGAGCACTCCAACGTCGAGGAGATCGACCTCACCAGCGTCCACCACCCGGAGGAGTGCCGCGCGGAGATACAGCTCCAGGGCTCGATCTCCGGGTACCACGAAGGTGACTCGGTCACCGTGGGGCCGACGCCGCTCTCGAAACTCCAGATCATCGGCACGCTCGAAGGGAAGGACGACACCAACAACAAGCTCATCCTGACTATCGACGACATGCGAGCGCCGGCCGGCGAGCCCGAACACTAG
- the coxB gene encoding cytochrome c oxidase subunit II — protein MRRIRVLSWSLLAVVALGALASPAAAQSLNRAAIDELNEQLLYVALPLTLFVELTLVYAIYRFRNNDAPRPTVDDPALEVTWTAATGAILVFVGISAFFVLATPYISPAAATPADGGAADMEVEVVAYQWGWEFHYLDSNVTTQSRLVIPVDEDVRFRLRTVDVIHSFYVPQLGIKQDVFPGQEMVARTHATETGSYRLHCAELCGAGHSRMDGTVVVLNQSEYHRWVANRTAES, from the coding sequence ATGCGTCGCATTCGGGTCCTGTCCTGGTCGCTGCTGGCCGTGGTGGCGCTGGGCGCGCTCGCCTCGCCGGCGGCGGCCCAGTCGCTCAACCGGGCGGCCATCGACGAGCTCAACGAGCAGTTGCTCTACGTCGCCCTGCCGCTGACGCTGTTCGTCGAGCTCACCCTCGTCTACGCCATCTACCGGTTCCGGAACAACGACGCACCCCGGCCGACCGTCGACGACCCGGCGCTGGAGGTGACCTGGACGGCCGCGACGGGGGCCATCCTCGTCTTCGTCGGCATCTCGGCGTTCTTCGTGCTCGCGACGCCCTATATCAGTCCCGCCGCGGCGACGCCGGCCGACGGCGGAGCCGCCGACATGGAGGTCGAAGTGGTGGCCTACCAGTGGGGCTGGGAGTTCCACTACCTGGACTCGAACGTCACCACCCAGTCGCGTCTCGTGATCCCCGTCGACGAGGACGTGCGGTTCCGACTGCGCACGGTGGACGTGATACACTCCTTCTACGTCCCGCAATTGGGCATCAAGCAGGACGTCTTCCCCGGCCAGGAGATGGTCGCCCGGACCCACGCGACAGAGACCGGGTCGTACCGCCTCCACTGTGCCGAACTGTGCGGGGCCGGCCACAGCCGGATGGACGGGACGGTAGTCGTATTGAACCAGAGCGAGTACCATCGGTGGGTCGCGAACCGGACCGCCGAGTCCTGA
- the rocF gene encoding arginase — MKRNVRILGVPMDLGADRRGVDMGPSAIRYGGLAGQLERLGYDCVDGGDLAVPNPEERDPDSTVLERGRAKYFEETRDVCDDVRTAVASTVADGEFPLVLGGDHSIAIGTVAGIAGPDEDVGVVWFDAHGDFNTPATSPSGNTHGMSLAAILGTGEFADHDWAHTSAVKESNVVLVGLRDVDEEERRLINESEVTAYTMSEIDTRSVPAVVQEALDVATDGTDAIHVSLDMDWLDPTEAPGVGTPVRGGVSYREAHVAMEYVADRGDALRSMELVEVNPILDDHNQTAELACELAASAFGKRTL; from the coding sequence ATGAAGCGCAACGTCCGTATCCTGGGTGTCCCGATGGACCTCGGCGCGGACCGGCGTGGCGTCGACATGGGGCCCTCTGCCATCAGGTACGGCGGTCTCGCGGGCCAGCTCGAGCGACTCGGCTACGACTGCGTCGACGGCGGGGACCTCGCCGTCCCCAACCCAGAGGAGCGCGACCCGGATTCGACGGTACTGGAGCGCGGCCGGGCGAAGTACTTCGAGGAGACCAGGGACGTCTGCGACGACGTCCGGACAGCAGTCGCCAGTACAGTCGCTGACGGCGAGTTCCCCCTGGTGCTGGGGGGCGACCACTCCATCGCTATCGGGACTGTCGCGGGGATAGCCGGCCCCGACGAAGACGTCGGCGTCGTCTGGTTCGACGCCCACGGGGACTTCAACACGCCCGCGACGTCGCCCAGCGGCAACACCCACGGGATGTCGCTCGCGGCCATCCTCGGCACCGGGGAGTTCGCCGACCACGACTGGGCCCACACGTCTGCGGTGAAGGAATCGAACGTCGTCCTGGTCGGGCTCCGGGACGTCGACGAGGAAGAGCGCCGGCTCATCAACGAGAGCGAGGTCACCGCATACACGATGTCGGAGATCGACACCCGCAGCGTCCCGGCCGTCGTCCAGGAGGCACTCGACGTCGCGACGGACGGCACCGACGCCATCCACGTCTCGCTGGACATGGACTGGCTCGACCCGACGGAGGCACCCGGTGTCGGGACGCCGGTCCGCGGAGGCGTCTCCTACCGCGAGGCCCACGTCGCGATGGAGTACGTCGCAGACCGAGGCGATGCGCTACGCTCGATGGAACTCGTAGAGGTGAACCCCATCCTCGACGACCACAACCAGACCGCCGAGCTCGCCTGTGAGCTGGCCGCGAGCGCGTTCGGGAAGCGGACGCTCTAA
- a CDS encoding nucleoside phosphorylase has product MTGDSEDPNDDVQYHLEVGPGDVADSVLLPGDPERVEKVVADWDDHELVADHREYRTATGTHEGTPISVTSTGIGSPSAAIAVEELARVGAETLLRVGSCGAIQAEASVGDLVITTGTVRQEGTSKEYVREDYPASADHRVVSALVAAAEELGYDYHLGVTCSTDSFYAGQSRPGFGGFEARGSDGDLEALQQAGVLNFEMEAASILTLASIYGLRAGAVCTVYANRVTGEFRAEGERKAAKCASLAVTYLKEMDEAVEASDSDHWHAGLSIEQ; this is encoded by the coding sequence ATGACCGGCGACAGCGAAGACCCGAACGACGACGTTCAGTACCACCTCGAGGTGGGACCGGGAGACGTCGCCGACAGCGTGCTCCTGCCGGGCGACCCCGAGCGCGTCGAGAAGGTGGTCGCCGACTGGGACGACCACGAGCTCGTCGCGGACCACCGCGAATACCGCACCGCGACCGGTACGCACGAGGGGACGCCGATTTCCGTGACGTCGACCGGTATCGGGTCGCCCTCCGCCGCCATCGCCGTCGAGGAACTGGCCCGCGTCGGCGCCGAAACGCTCCTCAGAGTCGGGTCCTGTGGCGCTATCCAGGCGGAGGCCAGCGTCGGCGACCTCGTCATCACGACGGGCACCGTCCGACAGGAGGGGACCAGCAAGGAGTACGTCCGCGAGGACTACCCGGCCAGCGCGGACCACCGCGTCGTCTCGGCGCTCGTCGCGGCCGCCGAAGAACTGGGCTACGACTACCACCTCGGCGTGACCTGCTCGACGGACAGTTTCTACGCTGGACAGTCTCGCCCGGGTTTCGGCGGTTTCGAAGCCCGGGGAAGCGATGGTGACCTCGAAGCACTCCAGCAAGCCGGGGTCCTCAACTTCGAGATGGAGGCCGCGAGCATCCTCACCCTCGCCAGCATCTACGGCCTCCGGGCTGGGGCGGTCTGTACGGTCTACGCCAACCGCGTCACCGGCGAGTTCCGGGCTGAGGGCGAGCGGAAGGCCGCGAAGTGCGCGAGCCTCGCGGTGACCTACCTGAAGGAGATGGACGAGGCAGTCGAGGCGAGCGATAGCGACCATTGGCACGCTGGATTGAGTATCGAGCAATAG
- a CDS encoding DUF6789 family protein codes for MNRAVVEGTALGLLAVSVLALWVRSRWHARLESDGGTITREGLQYEVDRVGSELYRWLTTTNHRDIGLLYIAFGTVAGLWGGVDAMMLRTELLTPPADIWTPETYNALFTTHGLTMLIFFVLPVFYGIGNYVLPLLIGADDMAFPRVNAVGFWMLPPALLMARMGLLVQVGGQILSLFFPPEAIEFFLTVREVSVGWTLYAPLSVQQPNPQIDLLLLGLHLSGIATTVGAINFIATIVYEREEGVTWANMDIFSWNMLVTSGLVLFAFPLLGSALVMLLLDRNLGTTFFATEGGGPILWQHLFWFWGHPEVYILFLPAAGLMSTILPKFVGRKLFGYQFIVYSTLGLGVLSFGVWAHHMFTTSVDPRLKASFMAISIAIAVPSAIKVFNWITTIWDGDIRLTAPFILCAGGISTFIIGGVTGVFLAVIPVDILYHGTYYVVGHFHLIVVGIIPFLMIAASYYWYPLITGRWYDTRLARFQAVLLIFGSFVTFVTLTVIGGLGFPRRQAVYPPELQFGQQIATIGAYVIGLSALLWLYNMLVSYWQGDVVKTTDPWDLKATNQFTREWRWFEQRLVEKYDIEPTEPTSTRRSYAPEGEPKGFTEGSVGNVAQTVTRNAGLAAIGGFVGTVLMAGGLGTAWLVGVLDPASFGEIAEIVGLPARPLFGVVLFLVGGTVTWPLLFLAFSEYLPGRLLFETGLVFATVISTGFAVAFYTGQQGLALVGYLGFVLVAHWAYGLGLSVTYQYLESRRQARFWGVESDD; via the coding sequence GTGAACCGCGCCGTCGTCGAGGGGACTGCGCTGGGCCTCCTGGCGGTCTCCGTGCTAGCGCTGTGGGTGCGTTCGCGCTGGCACGCGCGCCTCGAGAGCGACGGGGGCACGATCACCCGCGAGGGACTCCAGTACGAGGTCGACCGGGTGGGGTCCGAACTGTACCGGTGGCTGACGACGACGAACCACCGGGACATCGGCCTGCTGTACATCGCCTTCGGCACCGTTGCGGGCCTGTGGGGCGGCGTCGACGCGATGATGCTCCGGACGGAACTGCTGACGCCGCCGGCGGACATCTGGACGCCGGAGACGTACAACGCGCTCTTTACCACCCACGGGCTGACGATGCTGATCTTCTTCGTCCTCCCCGTGTTCTACGGCATCGGGAACTACGTCCTCCCGCTGCTCATCGGCGCCGACGACATGGCCTTCCCGCGGGTCAACGCCGTCGGGTTCTGGATGCTCCCGCCGGCCCTCCTGATGGCCCGGATGGGGCTGCTGGTACAGGTCGGCGGACAGATTCTCTCCCTCTTTTTCCCGCCCGAGGCCATCGAGTTCTTCCTGACCGTCCGCGAGGTGAGCGTCGGGTGGACCCTCTATGCCCCGCTGTCGGTCCAGCAACCGAACCCCCAGATAGACCTGCTCCTGCTGGGACTGCACCTCTCGGGCATCGCGACGACGGTCGGGGCCATCAACTTCATCGCGACCATCGTCTACGAGCGTGAGGAGGGAGTCACCTGGGCGAACATGGACATTTTCTCGTGGAACATGCTCGTCACGAGCGGGCTGGTGCTGTTTGCCTTCCCGCTGCTGGGGAGCGCCCTGGTGATGCTCCTGTTGGACCGTAACCTCGGGACGACCTTCTTCGCGACGGAGGGTGGCGGCCCGATACTCTGGCAGCACCTGTTCTGGTTCTGGGGCCACCCCGAGGTGTACATCCTCTTCCTGCCGGCAGCGGGGCTGATGAGCACCATCCTCCCGAAGTTCGTCGGGCGCAAGCTCTTTGGCTACCAGTTCATCGTCTACTCGACGCTCGGCCTCGGCGTCCTCTCCTTTGGCGTCTGGGCCCACCACATGTTCACCACCAGCGTCGACCCCCGGCTGAAGGCCTCGTTCATGGCCATCTCCATCGCCATCGCCGTCCCCAGCGCCATCAAGGTGTTCAACTGGATCACGACGATATGGGACGGGGACATCCGCCTGACCGCGCCCTTCATCCTCTGTGCGGGCGGCATATCCACGTTCATCATCGGTGGCGTGACCGGCGTCTTTCTCGCGGTCATCCCCGTCGACATCCTCTATCACGGGACATACTACGTCGTCGGGCACTTCCACCTCATCGTCGTCGGCATCATCCCGTTCCTGATGATCGCCGCGAGCTACTACTGGTACCCGCTCATCACGGGCCGCTGGTACGACACTCGCCTGGCACGGTTCCAGGCCGTGCTGCTCATCTTCGGCTCCTTCGTCACCTTCGTCACGCTGACGGTCATCGGCGGCCTGGGGTTCCCGCGCCGGCAGGCCGTCTACCCGCCAGAACTCCAGTTCGGTCAGCAGATAGCCACCATCGGCGCCTACGTCATCGGGCTGAGCGCCCTGCTGTGGCTCTACAACATGCTGGTGTCGTACTGGCAGGGCGACGTCGTGAAGACGACAGACCCCTGGGACCTGAAGGCGACGAACCAGTTCACCCGCGAGTGGCGGTGGTTCGAGCAGCGACTGGTCGAGAAGTACGACATCGAACCCACCGAACCGACGAGCACCCGCCGCTCGTACGCCCCCGAGGGCGAACCGAAGGGGTTCACCGAGGGCAGCGTGGGCAACGTCGCCCAGACAGTCACCCGGAACGCGGGGCTCGCAGCCATCGGTGGCTTCGTCGGCACCGTCCTCATGGCTGGGGGCCTGGGCACCGCCTGGCTCGTCGGCGTGCTCGACCCGGCGTCGTTCGGCGAAATCGCCGAGATAGTCGGACTGCCCGCCCGCCCGCTGTTCGGCGTCGTCCTCTTTCTCGTCGGTGGAACAGTCACCTGGCCGCTGCTGTTCCTTGCGTTCTCAGAGTACCTGCCGGGGCGGCTGCTGTTCGAGACGGGGCTCGTGTTCGCCACGGTCATCTCGACGGGGTTCGCCGTCGCCTTCTACACGGGCCAGCAGGGCCTGGCGCTGGTGGGCTACCTGGGGTTCGTCCTCGTGGCCCACTGGGCGTACGGCCTCGGCCTCAGCGTGACCTACCAGTACCTCGAGTCGCGGCGCCAGGCGCGCTTCTGGGGTGTCGAGTCGGATGACTGA
- a CDS encoding phosphomannomutase — MDLFGTAGIRGPVDADVTPDRALAVGRAAGRDGGTFVVGYDGRVTSPALADAVASGLASAGANVVKLGRVPTPALAYASQGRRGVMVTASHNPPTDNGIKLFVDGEEYHGDAERRLEDRVANNTHPASWDQWRATEREDVLPDYRDTVATYAHTLGAAPTDLTVAVDCGNGMAGVATPYVLRALGASVIATEANVDGHFPARESKPTAESLTALRSLVASTDVDVGIGHDGDGDRLVLVDEEGDVVHEDTVVAMLAETYTARSSAEDPVVVTTPNASGRIDQRVEEAGGRVERVRLGALHEGIADVRADAGPDTEVVFAAEPWKHVHPAFGGWIDAVASAAVLARLFAATPLAERRAVVDERPYRKVSVPCPEAAKAGAMETLGESLPAAFPEATVSTDHGVRLSFDGGAWALVRPSGTEPYVRVYAESESVDDLIDQVESLVRSAVDDAN, encoded by the coding sequence ATGGACCTGTTCGGGACGGCCGGCATCAGAGGCCCCGTCGACGCCGACGTCACGCCAGACCGGGCACTGGCGGTCGGCCGGGCCGCCGGCCGGGACGGCGGGACGTTCGTGGTGGGCTACGACGGTCGAGTCACGTCGCCGGCGCTGGCTGACGCCGTCGCGTCCGGCCTCGCGAGCGCCGGCGCGAACGTCGTAAAACTGGGACGGGTACCCACGCCGGCGCTCGCCTACGCCTCGCAGGGCCGACGAGGCGTGATGGTGACCGCGAGTCACAACCCGCCGACGGACAACGGCATCAAGCTGTTCGTGGACGGCGAGGAGTACCACGGTGACGCCGAGCGCCGACTGGAGGACCGCGTCGCGAACAACACTCACCCAGCGTCATGGGACCAGTGGCGTGCGACCGAACGCGAGGACGTCCTGCCGGACTATCGGGACACCGTGGCGACCTACGCTCACACGCTGGGAGCGGCCCCGACTGACCTGACCGTCGCCGTCGACTGTGGGAACGGGATGGCGGGCGTCGCGACACCATACGTACTCAGAGCGCTCGGCGCCTCAGTAATCGCGACCGAGGCCAACGTCGACGGCCACTTCCCCGCACGCGAGAGCAAACCCACGGCGGAGTCGCTCACCGCCCTCCGGTCGCTCGTCGCGAGCACGGACGTCGACGTCGGTATCGGCCACGACGGCGACGGCGACAGACTCGTGCTCGTCGACGAGGAGGGCGACGTCGTCCACGAGGACACGGTGGTCGCGATGCTCGCCGAGACATACACCGCCCGGTCGAGCGCCGAGGACCCGGTTGTCGTCACCACGCCCAACGCATCGGGTCGCATCGACCAGCGCGTCGAGGAGGCCGGCGGCCGCGTCGAACGCGTCCGTCTGGGCGCACTTCACGAGGGCATCGCCGACGTTCGCGCCGACGCCGGCCCGGACACCGAGGTGGTCTTCGCCGCCGAACCGTGGAAGCACGTCCACCCGGCGTTCGGTGGCTGGATAGACGCCGTCGCCAGCGCGGCCGTCCTCGCCAGACTCTTCGCGGCGACACCGCTCGCGGAACGCCGGGCCGTCGTGGACGAACGGCCCTACCGGAAGGTGAGCGTCCCCTGTCCGGAGGCGGCAAAGGCAGGGGCGATGGAGACGCTCGGCGAATCGCTGCCTGCGGCCTTTCCCGAGGCCACGGTGTCGACCGACCACGGCGTCCGATTGTCGTTCGACGGCGGGGCCTGGGCACTCGTCCGCCCTAGCGGCACGGAGCCATACGTCCGCGTCTACGCGGAGAGCGAGTCCGTCGACGACCTGATCGACCAGGTGGAATCACTGGTCCGCTCCGCCGTCGACGACGCGAACTGA
- the cdd gene encoding cytidine deaminase: protein MDDLMQAARDAIDASYAPYSEYRVGAAIETADGSVYTGCNIENANYSNSIHAEELAIGSAVRDGHDEFVRLAVSSDKRDGVTPCGMCRQTLSEFCDESLPIVTDGEDGTEYTLGELLPATISPAHLGK from the coding sequence ATGGACGACCTCATGCAGGCCGCACGGGACGCCATCGACGCGTCGTACGCACCCTACTCGGAGTACCGGGTCGGCGCAGCCATCGAGACGGCCGACGGGTCGGTGTACACCGGCTGTAACATCGAGAACGCCAACTACAGCAACAGCATCCACGCCGAGGAGCTGGCCATCGGGTCGGCGGTCCGCGACGGCCACGACGAGTTCGTCCGCCTCGCCGTCTCCTCGGACAAGCGAGACGGCGTCACACCCTGTGGGATGTGCCGCCAGACCCTCTCCGAGTTCTGTGACGAGTCGCTCCCGATTGTCACTGACGGCGAGGACGGCACCGAGTACACCCTCGGCGAACTCTTGCCCGCGACGATATCTCCGGCACACCTGGGCAAATGA
- a CDS encoding NAD-dependent epimerase/dehydratase family protein — protein MNGHRVLVTGGGGFIGSNLANELAEDNDVVALDDGYLGTPANVSDEVTYVDKSVLDDDLPTDVDVVFHLAALSSYAMHEDDPTHGTRVNVEGFVNTVEQARDDGCDTVVYASTSSIYGSRTTPSPESMDVTVNTGYEASKMARETYAEYFHNHYDLSLAGMRFFSVYQGYGGAEEHKGEYANVIAQFADDMANGDAPVLYGDGTQTRDFTHVNDIVRGLVQAAEHELDGIYNLGTGEAFDFRTVVEMLNDELGTDIDPEFVENPIPDDVYVHDTCADASKMRAATGWEPQISFEEGIERVCRQYN, from the coding sequence ATGAACGGACATCGCGTGCTGGTGACTGGCGGCGGCGGATTCATCGGTTCGAATCTGGCCAACGAACTGGCCGAGGACAACGATGTCGTCGCGCTGGACGACGGCTATCTCGGGACGCCGGCGAACGTGTCAGACGAAGTAACGTACGTGGACAAGAGCGTCCTCGACGACGACCTGCCGACGGACGTCGACGTGGTCTTCCACCTCGCGGCGCTGTCGTCCTACGCGATGCACGAGGACGACCCGACACACGGGACCCGCGTCAACGTCGAAGGGTTCGTGAACACCGTCGAACAGGCCCGCGACGACGGGTGTGACACCGTGGTCTACGCCTCGACGTCGTCTATCTACGGCAGCCGAACTACTCCCTCTCCGGAGTCCATGGATGTCACAGTGAACACGGGGTACGAGGCCTCGAAGATGGCCCGCGAGACGTACGCCGAGTACTTCCACAACCACTACGACCTCTCACTGGCCGGGATGCGCTTCTTCTCGGTCTACCAGGGCTACGGTGGCGCCGAAGAGCACAAGGGCGAGTACGCGAACGTCATCGCGCAGTTCGCCGACGACATGGCCAACGGCGACGCGCCGGTTCTCTACGGCGACGGCACTCAGACGCGCGATTTCACACACGTCAACGACATCGTCCGCGGGCTCGTCCAGGCGGCCGAACACGAACTCGACGGCATCTACAACCTCGGGACCGGCGAGGCATTCGACTTCCGCACGGTGGTAGAGATGCTGAACGACGAACTTGGCACCGACATCGACCCCGAGTTCGTCGAGAACCCGATTCCCGACGACGTCTACGTCCACGACACCTGTGCCGACGCCTCGAAGATGAGGGCGGCGACGGGCTGGGAGCCACAGATCTCGTTCGAGGAAGGTATCGAACGAGTCTGTCGGCAGTACAACTGA